In the genome of Odocoileus virginianus isolate 20LAN1187 ecotype Illinois chromosome 17, Ovbor_1.2, whole genome shotgun sequence, the window ATTACATGACCCCACATCCAGTGCTCTGGTTTCTGGCTAGTCTGTGGGCCAGCAGCCCCAGGCTCACCTGTGAGGCAGAGTCTACATTTTAACAAGCACCCCAGGTGATCTATATGCATGTTACTCTGGATCAGGGGGTCACCAGACTTTTTTCTGTTAAGGATCAtagagcaaatattttaggctttgcagggcATATTGTTTCTGTCCAACTGCTTAGCTCTGCCACTGTAACCCCAAAGGAgccacagacatacatacataagTAGATGTGGCCACAtttcattaaaactttatttacaaaaagccATGTTTTGCTGATCACTGCTCTAGAGGATAAGGGAGGTATACGTgcaatatttgggcttccctggtggctcagcgttAAAGAATCCCCcagtcaattcaggagacacaggttcaatccctaggtcgggaagatcccctggagaaggaaatggcaacctgctctagtattcttacctggagaatcacaggtacagaggagcctggcgggctactgggtcacgaagagtcagatatgacttggtgactgaatgacaacaaatatGCAATACATATCTTCAGTTAATCCCCACAAACATCTATCAAGTGTTTTTATCTAACATCTAACTACTTCTTGCTGAGGACAAAGCCACAAACAAGGTAGGTTGTTTCCTTGTCTCTCCGTCATCTGTCAGATCATTTAAGAGGGGCCCAAGGAGAAACATTTCACCGAAAGCTTTCTCACGTACAATTTTCCTCAATTTTCCTGTGGAACACATTCTTGCTGGATGCCCAACAAAACCTATGTGTTTTCATGAGTTGTAAAGCTCCCTTTGTGGGGCTTGTTTGTTGTCTGGGCAGGCTCCCTGTTCCTTCTAGGATCTTTATTCCCGTGTATCCTTggagaaacattttttaattaatcactACTTAGAAAAGTGGTTCTTAATTTTGAGCAGGtatcagaatcccctggaggactCATTAAAACAAAGTTCTGTGGGCATCCTTCAGCGTTTGACCTGGTAAGAAACTGCCGATGCTGCAGGTCTCAGGACCGCACTTTGAGAACTGCTTACTCCAAATGTAAAATCCCACCCTCCTACAAACCTCTGCTATGAGAGGACAGAATCTAATGCCGACTCCACCATGATCTCCCTGCTTTCTGCCTTGTGGTTCCCACAACCTCAAAAGAGGGCCCTCCCTCCTCATCTTTGTGCCAAAAGGGAGGTGATACATTCCTCCGGAATCCAGGGATTCCAACTtaagagtcatctcttgtgcaTCAACCAGAAAAGCACTTTCTGCTCTTTGCCTGCAGTTTACAGTCTCTTGCCTAGAGGTCATGTTTCTGGGGAGTCAGCTCTGTCCTCCTCATCAGCGTCATCCTGCCTGCCCTGTCACTGGGAACAGTATGCTAAGAGCGGGCAGAGTAGGACCAAGATGGAAGGGGAGTGGTCTCGCTGAACCAGAGCAGGACACCCTGGGTCACGTCACTTTCGAGGACAAGGACAAGTGGAGAGGTTAGATGTATCTGTTAACAAACCTgagttgttgagtcgctaagtcacatctgactttttgcgaccccatggactgtagcctaccaggcttctctgtccaagggattttccaggcaagaatactggagtggattgccatttcctcctccagaggattctccctacccagagatcgaacccagtctcctgcattggcaggcgggttctttattgctgagccaccaggggtctAGACACTCTATAAATTGAATTGATGCTATTGATTTCTTCCTAACACATACAGACTAAATGAGATAACGAAGACAATTTTATAGCCCAGGACACTTTGGCAAAAATGATGGATGGCCAAAGGGGGACACTGGGAGAAAGAGGGGCAACTGGAAGCCCCAGAGCAGATGGGAGGCAGGCCTGGGAAGAGGACACCAGGATGCCCGGCAGTGGGCGAGCTCTTACCCTTGCACCAGGCTGCTATGTTCCTGTCACTGTCCCTCTGATGGTAAATTTGGGGAGTTTGTTTGAGTTAATCTGGGAGCTCGAGCACCACTGAGGGTTTGTGAGTTTCAGTCAGCTCACAGTGGATACTGCACACACAGACGAGATAGGGAGTGACCACCCAGTTTATTGAAAGTTAGCTTTGCACCCATACGACAGAGACCACACGTGAGCCCACTGGCCTCTTTGCTTCCCCTTCTGGAACAGAAGACCTGCTCTAGGACCATAGTTCTGAGGGCAGATCCAGTGAAACTCTTTCCAGAGAGCACTCCTAAAACGGGACCTCCAAATGACACGTCTTTCCCAAGGGGTCTGGGAGGACAGACGAGTGGAAAGAGGAAGACTTCTCTTTCTCCTGATGCAGAAGCAAGAAAGTTAACCCATGTGAGATCCGACCCAGAGGCCGAGCGCTTCTCCTTGCCTAAAGCCGTGTTCTGGTCTCTGCTCTGCAGTCCACGGAAGACTGAGAGGATAGGGGTGCTTTCTAAGGGATGCAGTTCCTTGGGATGGAGCCAAGTCTTCTCGAACGGACCATGGGACAGAATGGGGCTCTTTGAGCCCGGCTACGGGTGGGGCTTCTTTCCCAGGTGGGACCTCTGATGCTTGTCGAGGCTCGAGCTCCAGCTGAAGCTCTTGCCACAGCGGGTGCACTTGTAGGGCTTCTCGCCTGTGTGCACCCTCTGGTGCCGGTTGAAGTTGGACCTCTGGATGAAGCTCTTCTCACACATGGGGCACTTGTAGGGCTTCTCACCCGTGTGGATTTTCTTGTGGTAGCGCAGCCCCGAGAAGTCACTGAAGCCCTTCCCGCAGTAGTCGCACTTGCAGGGCTTCTCCCCCGTGTGAATCCGCTGGTGCTTCACGAAGCTGGAGCTCCGCAGGAAGGCCTTTTGGCAGGTGGGGCACTGGAAATATGTCTCCCGGCTGTGAGTTCTTTGGTGGAAAACCAGCTGTGAGTTCCGGTAGAAGGTCTTGCCACACTCCCTGCAGGTGTGGAGTCTCTGGGCCATGGGGGCCCTTGCCTGCCCCCGCGGGGcggcctctctcttctcctcaagCCATGGTGCGGGCGGCTCCCCGGGAAGCGGGGGCAGCAGGTGCGGGCCTGGCAGCGTCCTGGAATTTGTCTCCCGGGGGCAGAGCTGACCGCCCGCCCCCTCGCCCTGCAGGTTCCCCCGGACCACCGAGAGGTCCTCTCCTTCTCCAAAGGGTCTTGGCTCGTCCTCACCGAAGAGGCCGCTCAAGGGAGTCTGAGGGGGAGGCTCTCCTGAGGCCGGAGGGTCCTGGGCCCTGTAGTTCTCCAAGTTCAGGTTCTCTTTGTCATTCTCCCCTCCGTCCCCTGGAAGGACAAAGAAGATGCAGGATAGCTCAGTCAGCGGTCCGCCCTGCTTGCCAACCTGTGTGTCAGAGAAAGAGTCAGCACAAGACATAATGACTTCTCTTTaccaagaagaaggaaaatgcgGTCGGACCTGAGCACCCGGCACTCATTTCGCGTGTGTCCAGGCCGTGACTCAGCTCTGGACAGGAGGAGAACGAGAGACAGCAGAGGACGGCTTCCAGAGGCCGCAGTGGCCGCCTCGGAAGAGCAGCAGCCAGCTTCTGAAGCCCAGGAGGAGCAAGTCTGTATAGGACAGCACTACGCTAAAGAGTATTGGTTTTTATCTGATTATATAAAAAGGATAAATATgatcatgaaaaataatttgaaaagcatatgaaagaaaaaaatcagccttAATGATAGCACCTGGAGGCAGCTACTGTGAGTGTACATTTCCTTCCAATCTTTCATTTAAACACGtatgtcaggaagataccctgttgagggcatagcaacccgctccagtattcttgcctggagaatccccatggacagaggagactggcgtgctacagtccatggggttgcacagagtcagacacaactgaagggacgtagcatgcacgcacgcatgtacatgtgtatgttttTGGCTGACACGACCAGTACCATAACTGTATAAATAGTTCTCTACCTCGCTCTGTAGCCTTCCAATGGTAAAGGGTGGTGGTTATCAATTTCACATGGGTCCTCCCGTCCACAAGTCACCCCGAAGTTCGTGTCATGTCCCTGGGGCTGTGGTGCCCAGAGAAGCTGCTGTGTGAAAGTCTGCACCCTTGGTGTGTACAAGAATCCAGCTTCACTGGTGCTTCACTAACTTCATTAACTCATGAAAcagttgcattttctttttctcataactTGGAGTTTTGGTGGTTACTACTCAGTGACCCGTGTGATAAAGATCTTTATGTGGAGGGTAGAATTTATCTTCAGCTTTTATATATGACTTTATTCCTGCAGATCTGAAGGAGCCGTCTGCCCTTCTCTCTGCCATGTCAGTGTCTTTGGAGCTGTTTGCCCTTCTCTCTCCTATATTGGTGTCTTTCACATTATCGGCTAGAGACCCAGGAATCTGCTGGAGAGCCAGACCGGAGCTTGTTAATTCAGAGCCTTAGAACTCACTCCTCTTGGAAGGCCAAGGTACTCTCTCTTGTCTTTGAAGAAGCCTTTATAGGTATCATTTTAAAGAGCTGAAAAACGGCTCACCATGGAGATATGATAATAAACACAGTAGACTAAAACATGGTAATTTATTTAAGACTTCTCCTACTGTGGGAATCTAAGTTGTTTGTTATGTTTGGGTACTGTAAATAATGATGTGAGAAGCTTTTTTCTTCACAAATTCTGCCCACATTTCTGATCAGTACCTTAAAGGATCCCCAAAGTACAATTACTGTGTCAACAGGCATGAGTGGTGTTATTAAGGCTGCTGACACAGACTGGCAGATCAACTTCTAGAACAACGGTGCCGTCCTCaggtcccagaggctggggagggaggaggcaagtGTTCAACGCCTACCTACTGACTGTTTCAAGAATCTGCTGCTCAGATTGGTGGGAAACGGCTTCTTGTTGGTGTAAACGTTAATTCTTTAGTTATTAAAGGatcaatttttttcacatttcacatCATGAGTTACTTCTTATACTCCAAAACTGCTGTCCATTATTTGTAAACTGGGAAAGTCACTTTTCTCTTATCAACTTGCACTCActctttctattttaagaaaaatagtcaCTTGTCTGTCATGTCCATGAGAAGAGTTTTTCACCAGTTTAGTCATTACCTTTATTTTGTTTGGGGTTCTGTGCTccgtggctcagttgtgtctgactctctgccaccccatggactatagcctgccaggctcctctgtccatggggttttccaggcaaggatactgcagcgggttgccatttcctcctccaggagatccctctgacccagagatagaacctgagtctcctgtatctcctgcactgaaggcaaattctttacagctgagccatcgGGAGTGGGAAGAAGCCCCTTGTTTGGAGTTATTTTTATGTGTAGAAgttgtggtttctttctttttaaatatagtcCAGTCTGTTAATCATTTacctagtgatttttttttctgtcgcTTTTATACTTATAAAAAGCATCCCCAGCTTGACATGAGTCAAATATTTACCCATTTTCTTccctattactattattttattttcatattttatgtcttttccaTCTGCTTCCAACTTATTTTGGTAGACGTTGAAGCAGACTACTCTTCCTGGAGCGTTTCCTCCTGATTCTGCTCAGAGAAGAGTGACTCTTCCCGTGGACTTGTGTTGCTTCCTCCTCCATCAGTCCTTCACAGACCAGCCTCTGGTCCCCGGCTCCCTTGTCAGTTCCACTGGCTTGTATACTATCAATATTGCACTATGTGAATGAGTTTACCTTTCAGAAAtgacatattttgaatatttacaaaCCCAATATTGATGAAACACTCTTCTTTCAAACCTTTTTACTATTCTTGCAGTATTCCTCCCAATAAGTGCTTAAGAATCATTTTTCCAAATATAGTTGATTCTCAAACAATGTGGGGGTTGGGGCACCCaccccagtgcagtcaaaatccAAGTGTAactttacagtcagccctctgtatccagGTTCTGCACCTATGACTTCAACCAAATGTGGATTATGTacaaatttattgaaaaaactcttgagaataAGCATTCCTGCACAGTCCAAACCCTTACTATTCAAGCGCTAACTGTATGTGTATGTTTCATCCTCTGAAATCGTGATTAGAGGTATGAGTGTGAGACTTTTGAAGCTCACTTCCCTGCTGACCTGCTTTTCCTGTGAGCTGTTCTTCCATGTGGTCAAACAGAAGAGCATATCCTCTCTCTCCTGGGGCGTGTGCCCCACTTGCTCTGAGcccaggtcaggcttccctggtggctcagtggtaaagaatacgcctgccactacaggagatgcaggttccatccctgggttgggaagatcccctggagaaggaaatggcaacccactccagtattcttgcctggagaatcccatggacagaggagcctggcgagctggagtccatggggttgcagagtcagatataacttagagactgaacagcaacaactgaaTCTAGGTCTGGCAGGCTGTTAATTCTGGTAACCTAGGGACCAGACCACTCCTTTCTTGTCCTGTTATTACTGTCTCGTCCCTGCACACCTTGACTCCTATGTCAGTGGCCCCCAGGACTCTCCTCCTTGCAGGGCACCCTCCCAGCCTGTCCTGCAGGTGGCTGCTTCCTAAGTCTCTCTCCCCACAGATCCTCTCTCAAGAACCTACAATGGCGTTTCTTTGCCTTATCAAGGCAGGCTGGCTTTACACCCTCTCCACAGTTTGGTTCAAGGTAAGATCTAACGGGACTGTTAGAAAATGAGatggagggggtgtgtgtgtgtgtgcgcgtgtgggTGTGTAGGTAGATTTGACAGTCGATTTTACATAACtgcaatgtttttaaaagaattcagaaGGCAAAGGGTGACCGCTGTTTTACAACAGACCAAGTTCATATTTCTTTGTACCAACCTTAAAATATGTGACTGATATGAagtatttgttgttgctgctgtttaatGAAACTTGGAGTGCATAGAAAATAGCTGAAACATGTTTTTCTGCTTGTGtgtcttgtttattttgttgggAGTTAGTGGGTTACCATTTACCATAaccagagtaaaaaaaaaaaaagaaaaaaggtccaGTTACTCTGGACCTTCTTCTTAGTAAGCATAACAGTAATCTGTtagatgatcttttttttttaataacagaacTCAATCCATATCTGATTTGCTCTCAGCCTGTACAATCTTAATTCTCTCTAAGAAAGGAAGCCATCACAACAGGCTGGAGTGAGGCAGCATATCACATTCAGGGTCCCTCTTCTATAATTAAACATCTGTCAACAACCTGACAGCTAGAGATAAGGAGACCCAACCTCAGTATTCAACCTGGACTCACCAGGTCATGGCTAGTTATGACTGATGTAATAGAAACCAAGTCCTaacctctccccccaccacctccaatTTAATGACTGGGGGTCAGAAATGGCTGGGGACAGGTCACTCACCTATGCAGGTGGGTCTTGGGATCTTCTCGCTGGCCTGCAGGTGTGGCCCTGCCAGCTCTGCCCCATACCCAGCTGGATCAGTCAGGTCAGGCCTGGCATTGGAAATGCCTGGAACAGAGAGGGGATCTGTGGGCCTGGATGAACGGGGAGGACTGGGGCCCACACTGTCTGTTCACAGGAGGGCCCTGAGTGGAAAGGGAACTGAGAGGCTCTGGACACCACTGAGGAGCCCGTCTTGCAGGGACATGGGGAACTGCTAAGACACCAGCACCCCCGGGATGGCCGGATGACGGCAAAGGCCACAAAAAGAAGGCTCTGGGTGGGAGGGGTCAGACCTCTGGCAGGCTGGTGCCGGGGTTGTGACTGGGACCCCACCCGTAGCTGGCTGGGATATGGTTAGCAGCAGAGAGCAGGCACAGTTGGCCACAGTTGAGCCCCATCGTAACTCAGCACCTGCAAGCTCCGAACAGTGAGAAAGTGACTAGATCTGCCGCTCACTGTCACCATCTTACACCCGGCACCTGGCACCCACTTCACAGAGGAGAGGAGCCACCACGGGGCCAGGCGCACGCAGCATGTTTAATACACGGGAGCTGACACTGTTGTCCGCCCCCTTCAGCTCCCCAGCTCCTAGCCGTGTCTCCGAGGGTTTCCGTCACCCGGAGAACGCTGAGCAGAGTGGCTGGTCACCCCTAGAGCAGACGGGAGGTGCCCCTTCCACCAGGCTGACCCACCTGCACCTCCTGAGACCATCTTCCCATAGGTCTCCAGCATGAGATCCCAGTACTGCTCCTTCTGGGTGGAATCCAGGTGCCTCCACTGCTCCTAGAGAGAAAGACAAGGCATGGGTCCAGGGGAGGGTCCCGAACCATTCCTCCGCCTGTGCAGGGCTGAGGAGAAAGGAATGGGCCTTAGGGTCCCAGCCATCGGAAGGTCTGAGAAACCGCGGGAGGCACCTCCAGACGGAGTCGACAGGCCCTGCCTCTGTACTTCTTGCCATGGAGGAAAAACACGTGGGTTTTAGGTCCTGCGTTCTCTTTTAAGTTGCCTGTTTGGGGGAGCCCTTTCTCCACTGGGCTTGTGTTTAACTCTCAGTGCTCATTCAAGAGATCTTTGGGCAAAAGAAAGAGCCTGATATTCCCAAGACGTCATTGATGTCTAAAAATtcaggagggaaaggaaagaagtttTGCAATGTATTTCTGATTAGCAGAtattaagcttaaaaaaaaaaaagaagaaaaggaggagttAAATGTTTTCGGGTGGAAGAAACTGCAAAGGTGAAAAGTGACCTCTGTATGTTTAACTATTGATCATAACCACATTTTAAATatggattttaatttaaaattttctaaagtagGAATTTTTAGCAGCCTACTTTGTTGATCTTCTGTGAGTGAAGTTACCTTAACAACTGTCTGGAAATAACCAGCTTGAGCAAACACTGCCGAATGCAGGAGTCCTTGGTCTTTCAGGTCAGAACACACAGACCCCCGCTTTGGCGCTGGCAGTAATACCCATGAGGCGGCCTGGCCCCCCGGACACACGGGCACCAAAGGAGTAGCCACTAAGTGCTGTACAAGGCGGATAAGACATCCACCAAAACCCTCCAGGGCAACAGTCGACCCTTTCAAAGCCAGAAAAGAGTCTCTGAATAGCATACCTCCAACCTGAAAGCCAGACTTACTTGAGGAACTGCCAGAAGCCAGGGATGCTTGAATGAAACCCTTGACTTAAGAGACAAGACGCCAACTACAGCACTCCCACTCCCTCTCATTTTCACAAGAGCAGAAAAAAATCTAACTTCCTACTCTGGGAGGACAGAAGAATGAGATTGGATGGGTTGGATGGGGACATAGTCTGGATTTCATGTGGAAACAGCACCACCTTGTGGGTTTCTGGGGCACTGCCACAACCGACTTACACAGAGATGTGTGGACTGCGTTCCCCTCTGGAGGTCTGAACAGACAGGAACGGATGCCACGCATCCTGGAGTCTGGGAGGCTCTGTCTCTGATTCAGTCACACGTCTGCCACGTGGACTTCACACCCTGCCGCTGTTCTCGAGGTTCCCAACTCAGGGAAGAGAGTAGAGGACGTGATTCCTTACATTTAAGCATTCCCTTCAGTTATAAAAGATTCCGTTGAACATTGAGGGCCTTCTGATATAAACAAGTGTTGTTAGTTTAGGGAGGGGCACTGGGTAGGGATGGTCTGTCAGGGCTGAGTTGCTGTTCATCAGGAATTGGCTATATACAGgaaatttatttatacattacatatatttacatagggcttcccaggtagtgcaccctggtaaagaatccacctgccgatgcaggagacacaagtccgatccctgggtcgggaagatccactggaggaggacatggtgacccactccagtattcttgcctggagaatcccatggacagaggagcctcgcaggctacagtgtatggggttgcagagtcagacacaactgagaacataccacatgtttatatatataaatacatacatacatatatacacacacacacacacacacacacacatatatggtatTGCTGGTGAACATTAAGAATCTTTGGACCTCGAGCTATCCAGAACAGGTCATGGCTAATGTCAGTATATAAGTACCACAGAGCTAACAGGTAACCCCACTAGTTGAAGTATGTTAATATATACACCTTTCACAGGGATACCCTGTATTTACTGTAGAAGCAACAAGAAGCCGCCAGGTCTGCTTGCGATCCTTGGCGGAATACCCAGTTCTTTTCCCTCAAGCAGCCTCCTGCCTAACAGTCTGGTTCCTGAGTACCCTGAAAGCAGGAAGAAGGGTACTCTTGAGTCACTGAAAAAAGTATATCCCCgtgcccactccccaccccctaccccaagTACAATGTGAAGCTGGGACTCTGGTTTCTAGATCTCTGGGCCTGGAGAGCTGAAGCTCAGACCTGGCTTCACACCACATTCAGCACACATCACCTTCCGTCTCCTTACCTGCACTCTAAAGGACCCCAGAAGGAGAGTCCTGAGAAGAAGGAGTTCTCTAGAGGTTTGGAACAATGGTTCGACTAAAGTCTACAGGTGCttgaaaaacttcatttttatcaaatgcAACTTTCCAGAATCACTCACACATAATCAAAATAGATCTGTTTCTGAGACTTCTGTTTGAGGCCAGGGTGGAGTGGGGGCTGGGTTTACCTTCCTGCTGAAACCCCGAGGGCAAGGTTCTGGGGTCAAGAAGCAGGGGACCACACTCACCTGAGATGCTGTGTGGAGAAGGGAGGCTCCGAAGTCCTGGTCCCCGACAGGCATTTGCTCAGGTTGGGCAGGCAGCTGGGTGGCGGCCGCTGCTGAAGGCAGAGACAGAAGACTGAGCATCCTGATGTCCTTCTCGACCACTCACAGAGGGCACAGGGAAAAACCTCCCCCCGAGAACCCACACTGGTCCCACCATCCATGAGCTCAGACCCACGTTTACCTCCCTAACCAACTCCGGCTCCTCCAACCTTCCCGACAGCTGCCCCTGacatctcctcccaccttcctcagACCCCAGATCCGAAAGGCCCGGCCCTGTCATAAAGTGGTTTACATTGCAGACTTTGAATCCCCAATCGCAGTTGATTCCTGTAGGTGCACCCTGCTTCCCACATGTCCAGACAAACCCCAGTTGGAGCGGCCTATGGTATCAATTCCCTGTTGGCCTGCTGATCACAGTCCCCTGGTTTCTCCAGGACACAGCACACACACCACCGCCAGGAACCACCCCTCACCTGGACCCTGCTCTGCGTCAGACTCCTCTTTCACCACGCAGCTCAGCGGCTCCCTGGGCCCAAGGGCTGTGTTCTGGAGCCCAAGCTCCTGGGGTTCTTCAGCAGGAGACTTTGCGTCCCCCGCCGGGCAGCTCGTGGGCTCTGCCTTCTCTGAGACTTCTTGTCCCAGAACTTGGATG includes:
- the ZNF18 gene encoding zinc finger protein 18 isoform X1, with amino-acid sequence MPVELGQAPVLLPPPPKAEELPFPGPDATPRGEPPSPETARQLFRQFPYQVMSGPHETLQQLRKLCFQWLQPEVHTKEQILEMLMLEQFLSILPGEIQTWVRKQCPGSGEEAVTLVESLKGDPQRLWQWISIQVLGQEVSEKAEPTSCPAGDAKSPAEEPQELGLQNTALGPREPLSCVVKEESDAEQGPAAAATQLPAQPEQMPVGDQDFGASLLHTASQEQWRHLDSTQKEQYWDLMLETYGKMVSGGAGISNARPDLTDPAGYGAELAGPHLQASEKIPRPTCIGDGGENDKENLNLENYRAQDPPASGEPPPQTPLSGLFGEDEPRPFGEGEDLSVVRGNLQGEGAGGQLCPRETNSRTLPGPHLLPPLPGEPPAPWLEEKREAAPRGQARAPMAQRLHTCRECGKTFYRNSQLVFHQRTHSRETYFQCPTCQKAFLRSSSFVKHQRIHTGEKPCKCDYCGKGFSDFSGLRYHKKIHTGEKPYKCPMCEKSFIQRSNFNRHQRVHTGEKPYKCTRCGKSFSWSSSLDKHQRSHLGKKPHP
- the ZNF18 gene encoding zinc finger protein 18 isoform X2; protein product: MPVELGQAPVLLPPPPKAEELPFPGPDATPRGEPPSPETARQLFRQFPYQVMSGPHETLQQLRKLCFQWLQPEVHTKEQILEMLMLEQFLSILPGEIQTWVRKQCPGSGEEAVTLVESLKGDPQRLWQWISIQVLGQEVSEKAEPTSCPAGDAKSPAEEPQELGLQNTALGPREPLSCVVKEESDAEQGPAAATQLPAQPEQMPVGDQDFGASLLHTASQEQWRHLDSTQKEQYWDLMLETYGKMVSGGAGISNARPDLTDPAGYGAELAGPHLQASEKIPRPTCIGDGGENDKENLNLENYRAQDPPASGEPPPQTPLSGLFGEDEPRPFGEGEDLSVVRGNLQGEGAGGQLCPRETNSRTLPGPHLLPPLPGEPPAPWLEEKREAAPRGQARAPMAQRLHTCRECGKTFYRNSQLVFHQRTHSRETYFQCPTCQKAFLRSSSFVKHQRIHTGEKPCKCDYCGKGFSDFSGLRYHKKIHTGEKPYKCPMCEKSFIQRSNFNRHQRVHTGEKPYKCTRCGKSFSWSSSLDKHQRSHLGKKPHP
- the ZNF18 gene encoding zinc finger protein 18 isoform X3, which encodes MPVELGQAPVLLPPPPKAEELPFPGPDATPRGEPPSPETARQLFRQFPYQISIQVLGQEVSEKAEPTSCPAGDAKSPAEEPQELGLQNTALGPREPLSCVVKEESDAEQGPAAAATQLPAQPEQMPVGDQDFGASLLHTASQEQWRHLDSTQKEQYWDLMLETYGKMVSGGAGISNARPDLTDPAGYGAELAGPHLQASEKIPRPTCIGDGGENDKENLNLENYRAQDPPASGEPPPQTPLSGLFGEDEPRPFGEGEDLSVVRGNLQGEGAGGQLCPRETNSRTLPGPHLLPPLPGEPPAPWLEEKREAAPRGQARAPMAQRLHTCRECGKTFYRNSQLVFHQRTHSRETYFQCPTCQKAFLRSSSFVKHQRIHTGEKPCKCDYCGKGFSDFSGLRYHKKIHTGEKPYKCPMCEKSFIQRSNFNRHQRVHTGEKPYKCTRCGKSFSWSSSLDKHQRSHLGKKPHP